A window of the Halichoerus grypus chromosome 2, mHalGry1.hap1.1, whole genome shotgun sequence genome harbors these coding sequences:
- the SPACA3 gene encoding sperm acrosome membrane-associated protein 3 produces the protein MEARSWAPRRQLCPPGSMLLAFASLLGCLLTSSQAKVYSRCELARVLQDFGMEGYRGSTLADWVCLAYFTSGFNTAAVDHEADGSTNNGIFQINSRKWCKNLNLEVPNLCQEYCSDLLNPNLKDTVICAMKIVQQPQGLASWEAWRRHCQGKDLSDWVDGCDL, from the exons ATGGAAGCCAGGAGCTGGGCTCCCAGAAGGCAACTGTGCCCGCCGGGGAGCATGTTGCTGGCTTTTGCCTCTCTGCTCGGCTGCCTGCTCACCTCCAGCCAGGCCAAGGTCTACAGTCGCTGTGAGCTAGCCCGAGTGCTCCAGGATTTCGGCATGGAGGGATACCGGGGATCCACCCTGGCTGACT GGGTCTGTCTTGCTTACTTCACAAGTGGATTCAACACAGCCGCTGTGGACCATGAAGCCGACGGGAGCACCAACAACGGCATCTTCCAGATCAACAGCCGGAAGTGGTGCAAAAACCTCAACCTAGAGGTCCCCAACCTGTGCCAGGAGTACTGCTCTG acTTGTTGAATCCTAACCTTAAGGATACTGTTATCTGTGCCATGAAGATCGTGCAACAGCCCCAGGGTCTGGCCAGCTG GGAGGCCTGGAGGCGTCACTGCCAGGGCAAGGACCTCAGCGACTGGGTGGATGGCTGTGACTTGTAG